Proteins encoded within one genomic window of Anopheles gambiae chromosome 3, idAnoGambNW_F1_1, whole genome shotgun sequence:
- the LOC1279177 gene encoding centrosome-associated zinc finger protein Cp190 isoform X1, which yields MSETQFVCDLCGQRYSTFEILMTHNRLKHYHTIKFGCGYCNETFRHQDDLYCHFVLTHRVDPYANKSRCNSSGSGSDGTEEYGSPDSLIRQAEETCGQLRLISESDDGSESIGSCSAEESESEEDDLSDMELNYNELYMRRKRSAMTQEEISELTDVFKKTVQSTYSTKLRL from the exons ATGTCTGAAACGCAA tttgtgtgtgatctGTGCGGTCAGCGCTATTCCACGTTCGAGATCCTGATGACGCACAACCGCCTGAAGCACTATCATACGATCAAGTTTGGGTGTGGATACTGCAACGAAACGTTTCGCCACCAGGACGACCTGTACTGTCACTTCGTCCTGACGCATCGTGTCGATCCGTATGCGAACAAGTCACGGTGCAACAGTAGTGGATCGGGATCGGATGGAACCGAAGAGTACGGTAGCCCGGACTCGCTAATACGGCAGGCAGAGGAAACCTGCGGCCAGCTGCGCTTGATCAGTGAAAGTGATGATGGTTCGGAATCGATCGGCAGCTGTTCGGCGGAGGAGTCCGAGTCCGAGGAGGACGACCTGAGCGATATGGAGCTGAACTACAACGAACTGTACATGAGACGCAAGCGCAGTGCCATGACGCAGGAGGAAATATCGGAGCTGACGGATGTGTTTAAGAAGACGGTCCAGTCGACCTACTCCACCAAGCTACGGTTATAG
- the LOC1279177 gene encoding uncharacterized protein LOC1279177 isoform X2, translating into MTHNRLKHYHTIKFGCGYCNETFRHQDDLYCHFVLTHRVDPYANKSRCNSSGSGSDGTEEYGSPDSLIRQAEETCGQLRLISESDDGSESIGSCSAEESESEEDDLSDMELNYNELYMRRKRSAMTQEEISELTDVFKKTVQSTYSTKLRL; encoded by the coding sequence ATGACGCACAACCGCCTGAAGCACTATCATACGATCAAGTTTGGGTGTGGATACTGCAACGAAACGTTTCGCCACCAGGACGACCTGTACTGTCACTTCGTCCTGACGCATCGTGTCGATCCGTATGCGAACAAGTCACGGTGCAACAGTAGTGGATCGGGATCGGATGGAACCGAAGAGTACGGTAGCCCGGACTCGCTAATACGGCAGGCAGAGGAAACCTGCGGCCAGCTGCGCTTGATCAGTGAAAGTGATGATGGTTCGGAATCGATCGGCAGCTGTTCGGCGGAGGAGTCCGAGTCCGAGGAGGACGACCTGAGCGATATGGAGCTGAACTACAACGAACTGTACATGAGACGCAAGCGCAGTGCCATGACGCAGGAGGAAATATCGGAGCTGACGGATGTGTTTAAGAAGACGGTCCAGTCGACCTACTCCACCAAGCTACGGTTATAG
- the LOC1279179 gene encoding leucine-rich repeat neuronal protein 2, with product MARRTPKHFQVGWWLVRLWLMSGLMMPVIVYASDEPLQTAKVCQYMQCTVSENDGAQVRLRFNHTMWKQYSGSFNQEFDFTSWSWSELDSVAEANPTLEVTFNGLEVPHVDILQGHDGVVSLNLDENQITVVEAKAFVDFKMLTVLSLRRNMITAVNELFYLPNKLQRLDLSNNWISEINGFKSFTWGELRHLNLSHNRIESLRTELSKLDALDTLDLSHNSIKKVDSKPIILSRSLRRLLLDHNKFTAWPFDSLPDTLVELSLSFNELETTKEGHYVRHLDLSSNRLASFCGHCYPALEELDLSGNYFDTIPKLSNATGNSIRKVSFNRMPHLQSVEKTAFEGAANLQEIEISFCPRLSYIEPHAFTDLKQLKRLDLSYNALQQVPEDMVHWKQITQGVDLQGNPFNCNCSMQWFVSKVIPAMHSNRELHKLFPKLRCAEPPMYKDYLLVYLTVHDNLLCRKYREMDLPGMEQVVQLMRDHRQMQMVRAQKIILACLIVGIIAMSLYLAYLKLNRPRYRVRPIYYQ from the exons ATGGCTCGAAGAACGCCCAAACACTTTCAGGTGGGATGGTGGTTGGTTCGGTTGTGGCTAATGAGCGGTCTAATGATGCCGGTAATTGTGTACGCGTCCGATGAGCCGCTGCAAACGGCAAAAGTGTGTCAGTATATGCAGTGCACTGTTAGTGAGAACGATGGCGCGCAAGTGCGGCTACGGTTTAATCACACCATGTGGAAACAATACAGCGGATCGTTCAATCAAGAGTTCGACTTTACCAGCTGGAGCTGGTCCGAGCTTGATAGTGTGGCGGAAGCGAACCCCACGCTGGAGGTCACTTTCAATGGCTTAGAAGTGCCGCACGTCGATAT TCTGCAGGGGCATGACGGCGTGGTAAGCTTGAATCTGGACGAAAATCAAATAACCGTGGTGGAGGCAAAAGCGTTTGTCGATTTCAAAATGTTGACCGTGCTGTCATTACGCAGAAACATGATAACAGCGGTGAATG AGTTATTTTACCTGCCCAACAAACTCCAACGGCTGGATTTATCGAACAACTGGATCAGCGAAATCAATGGCTTCAAATCATTCACCTGGGGTGAGCTAAGGCATCTCAACCTCTCGCACAATCGCATCGAGTCGCTGCGCACCGAGCTGTCCAAGCTCGATGCCCTGGACACACTGGACTTGTCTCACAACTCCATCAAGAAAGTTGACAGCAAACCTATCATACTGTCCCGATCGCTGCGCAGGTTACTTCTCGATCACAACAAGTTCACCGCGTGGCCGTTCGATTCGCTACCGGATACGTTGGTTGAGCTTTCCCTAAGCTTTAACGAGCTCGAAACGACAAAAGAGGGCCACTATGTACGACATCTGGATCTATCGAGCAATCGATTGGCGAGCTTTTGTGGACACTGTTACCCAGCGCTCGAGGAGTTAGACTTGTCGGGCAACTATTTCGACACCATACCTAAGCTGAGCAATGCAACAGGCAACAGCATCCGGAAGGTTTCCTTCAACCGAATGCCGCACTTACAGTCCGTGGAGAAGACTGCTTTCGAAGGAGCGG CAAATCTGCAAGAGATTGAGATTTCCTTTTGTCCTCGACTTTCCTACATTGAGCCACACGCGTTCACTGATCTTAAGCAATTGAAAAGG CTTGATCTCAGTTACAACGCACTACAGCAGGTGCCGGAAGATATGGTCCACTGGAAGCAGATCACCCAAGGTGTCGATCTGCAGGGTAATCCGTTCAACTGCAACTGCTCGATGCAGTGGTTCGTGAGCAAAGTCATCCCGGCGATGCATTCCAATCGCGAGCTACACAAACTGTTCCCCAAGCTGCGCTGCGCTGAACCGCCCATGTACAAAGACTATCTGTTGGTTTATCTAACCGTGCACGACAATTTGCTGTGCCGCAAGTATCGCGAAATGGATCTGCCCGGCATGGAGCAGGTGGTACAGTTGATGCGAGATCATCGACAGATGCAGATGGTGAGGGCACAGAAAATTATACTGGCCTGCCTGATTGTCGGTATCATTGCGATGAGTCTCTACTTGGCGTACCTTAAGCTCAATCGGCCTCGGTACCGGGTAAGACCGATCTACTACCAGTGA
- the LOC1279178 gene encoding small ribosomal subunit protein mS39: MNNLWKSMYRLRVHSRNHTLAYGKVFSASQSTSSQPASSTGDTGATAPPAKEKIVIPTRIERGPTDILMALSATVGFDPTAPHYKYHDDPYLIPTSNANKKTYALAQEAGRKAAHWIRQENAKLFRHMEADPPVPAFVPTMVYNEESQVETTDLQQLIDSVEVKDAILVYNLLKKNGIEVGDELKQQLLELLCFYNHEDTLPEQFIEERWFRQGTVGRERQRKTWKDFELAEELFHGLESKRSEHYCAMIRGMARFFQVEKAWALYQETVEKGIELDTNTFNSLLHIASFLKESYDKRWDLVCEVMTTMKQQGLRPNLGTLNGILQTVTTIGGYNHPRTYALKTLAEFKQLGIEPSLASWYYMLVIFCRERGPVSHVLHDIMNEIEGKEFTIQDPKDTFFFVTAMDVCRNHLHDKELAKRVNQLLHQGENYNLIGDSYKESIYYRHYFALLATTEPLDSFLETYHLLVPNVYIPEPSVMEDILRSVEMNTAIEHVPLLWSHMVQFDHTGRENLVSLLLHIMVTNQPSADEPKHAELVQRFANIAWDMWNRMEERAAAPRATTTTGMPGPMLGDVLLLCARAGDYEKATAVFTKLSKEQNSIVGEPRIDGLREFVNLCVANRTPSVALQCLQYCSENGYPESVDIGRHIFNSFTLDQTQVSKIRSLVGAEAVKPKQNAAGSE; this comes from the coding sequence ATGAACAATTTGTGGAAATCCATGTACCGATTACGGGTGCACTCGCGCAACCACACGCTGGCGTACGGCAAAGTGTTCAGCGCATCACAAAGCACCTCATCGCAGCCGGCATCGTCGACGGGTGATACCGGTGCGACAGCACCACCGGCGAAAGAGAAGATCGTAATCCCGACCCGAATCGAACGTGGCCCGACCGACATTCTGATGGCactgtccgcgacggtcgggttCGATCCGACCGCTCCGCACTACAAATACCACGACGATCCGTACCTGATACCGACGTCGAACGCGAACAAGAAAACGTATGCCCTGGCGCAGGAGGCGGGACGCAAGGCGGCCCACTGGATACGGCAGGAGAACGCGAAGCTGTTCCGGCACATGGAAGCTGACCCGCCGGTACCAGCGTTCGTACCGACGATGGTGTACAACGAGGAAAGCCAGGTGGAGACGACCGATCTGCAGCAGTTGATCGACAGCGTGGAGGTGAAGGACGCGATACTGGTGTACAATCTGCTGAAGAAGAACGGTATCGAGGTGGGGGATGAGCTGAAGCAGCAGCTGTTGGAGCTGCTCTGCTTCTACAACCACGAGGACACGCTGCCGGAACAGTTCATCGAGGAGCGTTGGTTCCGCCAGGGAACGGTTGGCCGCGAACGGCAGCGCAAAACGTGGAAAGACTTCGAGCTGGCGGAGGAACTGTTCCACGGGCTGGAATCGAAACGGTCCGAACACTATTGTGCCATGATCCGCGGCATGGCACGCTTCTTCCAGGTCGAGAAAGCCTGGGCCCTGTACCAGGAGACGGTGGAGAAGGGCATCGAGCTCGACACGAACACGTTCAACAGTTTGCTGCACATCGCCTCGTTCCTGAAGGAAAGCTACGACAAGCGGTGGGATCTGGTGTGCGAGGTTATGACTACGATGAAGCAGCAGGGACTGCGGCCGAACCTCGGTACGCTGAACGGGATCCTGCAGACGGTGACAACGATCGGTGGGTACAATCATCCGCGCACGTACGCGCTCAAAACGTTGGCCGAGTTTAAGCAGCTCGGTATCGAACCGTCCCTGGCGAGCTGGTACTACATGCTGGTCATCTTCTGTCGCGAACGGGGCCCGGTCAGCCACGTGCTGCACGACATTATGAACGAAATCGAGGGCAAAGAGTTTACGATCCAGGATCCGAAGGATACGTTCTTCTTCGTGACGGCGATGGACGTGTGCCGCAACCATCTGCACGATAAGGAGCTGGCGAAGCGCGTCAACCAGCTGCTGCACCAAGGCGAAAACTACAACCTGATTGGCGATTCATACAAGGAATCGATCTACTATCGGCACTACTTTGCCCTGCTGGCGACCACGGAACCGCTCGACAGTTTCCTCGAAACGTACCACCTACTGGTGCCGAACGTTTACATACCGGAACCGTCGGTGATGGAGGACATTTTGCGCTCGGTCGAGATGAACACCGCTATCGAGCACGTGCCGCTGCTGTGGTCCCACATGGTGCAGTTCGACCATACGGGGCGGGAAAATCTGGTcagcctgctgctgcacatCATGGTCACGAATCAACCGTCGGCGGACGAGCCGAAGCACGCGGAGCTGGTTCAGCGCTTCGCCAACATTGCTTGGGACATGTGGAACCGGATGGAGGAGCGTGCTGCGGCACCGCGCGCCACCACGACGACCGGCATGCCCGGACCGATGCTGGGCGacgtgttgctgctgtgcgcCCGGGCTGGGGACTACGAGAAGGCGACGGCCGTCTTTACCAAGCTCAGCAAGGAACAGAACTCGATCGTGGGTGAGCCGAGGATTGATGGGTTGCGCGAGTTTGTGAATTTGTGCGTGGCCAACAGAACGCCATCGGTTGCCCTGCAGTGTTTGCAGTACTGCAGCGAGAACGGGTATCCGGAGAGTGTGGACATTGGACGGCATATTTTCAACTCGTTCACGCTGGACCAGACACAGGTGTCGAAGATTCGCAGTCTGGTCGGTGCGGAAGCGGTTAAACCGAAGCAAAATGCAGCTGGAAGTGAATGA